One window of Pleurodeles waltl isolate 20211129_DDA chromosome 3_1, aPleWal1.hap1.20221129, whole genome shotgun sequence genomic DNA carries:
- the LOC138283502 gene encoding acidic proline-rich protein PRP25-like has translation MGSVEAPPRPGSKDTSHMTKVKGARHKREPKDPPPLPKEPNEPPLPPKKPKEPPPPAKEPKEPPSPAKESKEPLPPSEGKEPPPPSEGKYPSPSAKEPKEPPPPAKKPKVPPPPSEGKMPPPPAEGNESPSPAEGM, from the coding sequence atggggtcagtggaggcacctcctagacctggaagcaaggacacaagtcacatgacaaaggtcaagggggcccgtcacaagagggaacccaaggatccccctccactacCAAAGGAACCCAATGAGCCCCCTCTACCACCAAagaaacccaaggagccccctccaccagcaaaggaacccaaggagcccccttcacCAGCAAAGGAATCCAAGGAGCCCCttccaccatctgagggcaaggagccccctccaccatctgagggcaaaTATCCCTCTCCATCAgcaaaggaacccaaggagccccctccaccagcaaagaaacccaaggttccccctccaccatctgagggcaagatgccccctccaccagctgagggcaatGAGTCCCCTTcaccagctgagggcatgtag